A single Paenibacillus sp. FSL R5-0517 DNA region contains:
- a CDS encoding response regulator, whose product MTIKYRTIIVEDEALIRRNVSRKFRELDTRFEVIGEARNGQEALQLIEHSVPDLVITDIQMPVMNGLELAKHLYFAYPHVKIVILSGYHEFEYARQAISYKVEDYLLKPLSEEQLRSLLDAMELKLGSAVDSLAHVSAVLDEQVKPEDIAEAVKLYLKQNYMHEITLQDMAGQMHFSVDYLGKCFKKVTGETPLKYMTGLRINEAKRMLVTHENMDIKTIGGAVGYSDSHYFSRIFKNKTGMYPSEYRLQLQERKKALSMDKENHVDLS is encoded by the coding sequence CCGGAATGTCTCGCGCAAATTCAGAGAGCTGGACACCCGGTTCGAGGTGATTGGTGAAGCGAGGAATGGTCAGGAAGCGTTACAGCTCATTGAACATTCCGTACCTGATCTGGTTATAACGGATATACAGATGCCGGTGATGAATGGATTGGAACTCGCCAAACATCTGTACTTTGCCTATCCGCATGTCAAAATAGTCATTCTGAGTGGATATCATGAGTTTGAATATGCCCGGCAGGCGATCAGCTACAAGGTGGAGGATTATCTCCTCAAGCCATTGTCCGAAGAACAACTTCGTTCACTGCTGGATGCGATGGAATTGAAGCTTGGGAGCGCTGTGGATTCGCTTGCCCATGTCAGTGCCGTGCTGGATGAGCAGGTGAAGCCGGAGGATATCGCAGAGGCTGTTAAGCTGTATTTGAAGCAGAATTATATGCATGAGATTACACTTCAGGACATGGCGGGACAGATGCATTTTAGTGTGGACTATCTAGGAAAGTGTTTTAAGAAAGTAACGGGGGAGACTCCGCTGAAATATATGACAGGTCTGCGAATCAATGAAGCGAAACGTATGCTTGTCACCCATGAGAATATGGATATCAAGACGATTGGTGGAGCGGTAGGGTATAGTGATTCCCACTATTTCAGCAGGATCTTCAAAAACAAAACTGGCATGTACCCTAGCGAGTACCGACTGCAATTGCAGGAACGAAAAAAAGCCCTGTCCATGGATAAGGAGAACCATGTTGACTTGAGCTGA
- a CDS encoding HD family hydrolase, translating to MGIHTYFRSLNDLERIIRTPGKFKFEEHSVSAHSWKVVQYAKTLADIEEQHGVTVDWKKLYEITSSHDYGEIFIGDIKTPVKHYSLELRSMLQKVEEGMVEHFINENIPEEFQPIFRRQLREGKDQSVEGLILEVADKMDQVYEAFAELQRGNTEKEFIVMYRYALVKIKNIDLHCVQYFLEQILPDMIEEGIRSPFDIRKITEEALAQ from the coding sequence ATGGGAATCCATACGTACTTCAGGTCTCTGAATGATCTTGAACGTATTATTCGTACACCTGGCAAATTCAAATTCGAAGAACACAGCGTCTCCGCTCATTCCTGGAAAGTGGTACAATACGCCAAAACACTTGCAGATATTGAGGAGCAGCATGGCGTCACCGTGGATTGGAAGAAGTTATACGAAATTACGAGCAGTCATGATTATGGCGAAATCTTCATCGGTGATATCAAAACACCCGTCAAACATTATTCACTGGAGCTGCGTTCGATGCTGCAAAAAGTGGAAGAAGGCATGGTTGAACATTTTATTAATGAAAATATTCCTGAAGAGTTCCAGCCTATTTTCCGCAGACAGCTGCGTGAGGGCAAAGACCAATCGGTCGAAGGACTGATTCTGGAAGTCGCAGACAAGATGGATCAGGTATACGAAGCTTTTGCCGAACTCCAACGTGGAAATACGGAGAAAGAATTTATCGTCATGTACCGTTATGCCTTGGTCAAAATCAAAAATATCGACCTCCACTGTGTGCAATATTTCCTGGAACAGATTCTCCCCGACATGATTGAAGAAGGCATTCGCTCCCCGTTTGATATTCGTAAAATAACCGAAGAAGCTCTGGCTCAGTAA